AAACAAGAGGAAGAGTCAGAAATTATATGGTGATCAATACTATCAATGCAATAACTTGGAGATGAAGCATTACATAGTAATCAATACAGTCGATACAATGAATTGCAGATCCAGCATAATTACGCTAAACAATACCAGAGCATCCTCTTGGCTTATAGATTCTACAGCTGATCTGTAGCCACTGTACAGAGGGTCATCCGAAGCTTGGTAGGTAAGAATTTTTGAAGGGACCCTTTTGTACTCGACACAATCAAGGTAACCATTAACACAACCTGAAATATAATCTCATCTAAATGAGCTAAGCACGAATGAAGACAATAAAACATGAATCTTCATAGAAAAAATTTACTGAGTGGAGCAATTTTACTCTTGGAAGGATATAATAAAAACATGAAGCAGACACACCTTCCAAAGATGTTGCAACACCTGTGAAATTCTTTGCCACCAAATTGTGCAGATCCTCACCAGCCCAGATGGGATAAATGCATATGTTTACTACCAAACAAACACCGGCACCAAGTGCAATGAGCAAGAATCGGGTCACGGCTGTATTCATAAATTCCCCTGTCCTATAGCCAGATACCGTAATGAAACAGTAAGTCAACAAGAAGACCCGAAACCCATATTCATAAGGCTTCAATGTTGGGTATAGTTTTGCATAAGTTGCGCAAAATCCTAGAAACCACACATACTTGTCAGAAAGACATGCcggtaataaaaaataaggatTCAAAAAACTTTTTTCCAATAACAGAAGAATACTTGATGACACACTCAAATACCTATGATGAAGATACTCAGAATGATAAAAACTTCTTCCCACTTTCCAGCCAATTCCGCTAACTCTGCCATGCCTAAAGCAAGCCCACCAGCTGATAATGTCCCCAACCCACGGTTAAATCCTTTGCTAAGTGTTGCTCCTGCAGGAGAACATACCCACCAAACGTAAGGACTAAAAACACAGAGGACCCAAGTCAAACGAAAGTTTGTTAAAGTAGAATTTATCATCTGGAAAGAGAAGAAAGTAAACATTTCATTTGAAAGAAAAGGAGGTgacttacctatcaaaaaaaagaaaaggaggtgACTCAAATCGGGAGCTGAAACCTAAGACTAATCAATTCAATCTTCATGCTCAAACTTTGCTTTATTCCATAAATTATCGAGAGAAAAGATGTGGGCAATGATAATGTTATAATAATGACAAAAAGGAATTTTGCAGCATTTCTTACtccatttaatatataataatttttgttttttttagtaacAATTGAATATACAACAATTTCTCGTGATACTTGTTGACTTCACTTTTTCATCCCAATAATTAAACCCATTCGTTTTCATCAACATCAATACATCACACACATAACCTTTTCAACCAATTATAGCTTCCGGGCAAATCCCCATCCAATTCATTATGCCTATTAATTTAATGCATCATGTTAAAGCTGAACACTCATAATTAAGCATATATACTTATACACATCATCCCCAtacatatacatgtatatattagCACAGCCGTGACCCAGATTCTATAACATGCCTAGACACGAACAAATTCACATATACACGGATGTCAGACACTcgcaaaataaaaaagaataagaaatagAAGCAGTAAACAAGCCCAGAAAGAAAGTTGATTTCAATACCTATACTGAACTCAAAGACGACCACAACAGTGAGAAGAGCCCAAACGGAGTAGCGGCCGACCTCCTCGCCCGGCACTTTCAAGAAAACCAGCAAGGAAATAAGCATCAAGGCCAGACCCATTTTCGCGGAGAAGACAATCTTCCTGTGGTCCGACCGACCCATCTTCCAGGCCTCGTAAGCCACATCTTGCACCGTCTTCCAAGACCTCGAAGCTTTATCCGAAAGCGACCGAAACGAGAGACACCCACACCTAActgcttctccttcttcttcactGTCTCCTAAAACGGGGATAAACCCACCGAGCTCCGAGTACCCCTTTGCCGACAGCAGCCTCTCCCTTCTCTCCGCGAAACTGTATCTGAAGGAACCCAGTTTGGCCTCCATGTCTCCCAAGAAATCGCAGAGACTGATACAAAACTAACAATAATGTCATACACAAAGGGTTGATACTTTGAAAAATATCTGCAAGAGCTCGAATTTGTTTACCTCttacccccccaaaaaaaaaaagaaaaaagaaaaagaaaaaattggcaCGGAATCTGAGGGTGGCCGGTGGCGTATCAATGATCTAAAAATCTGGGGAAGATGGCTCAGAAAAGGTTGGGTGGGGTTGGAAAGAATAGATGCGGAGAATCTGGAACCATTTTTCCAGCTTTATTTGGTGCCAATCGACGATGGAAATAGTATTGATAATGCAACGTGTCGTCAAAGGAAGTTACTGGATATCAATCATAGCTTCTCTTCCCCTTTGTTTTTCCGAATGCCGTAAACGCTGACAAAcgaaataaaaattattgaataatGGTACTGTCACTTTTGTCACATTTACTTATATTTTACGCAtttaattaattgtattaatttttttaatatataactaaatatataaataaaatatataaaaaagtatataaaaataattatatttaaaatttttaaaaattatttagggTAAGTTTGGTTGCTAtgattaaatacaaaattctcatctcattttattttattattataattttttaaaatttttacataaaatataatatataatttaacttttttaaattttaatttaactttttcaaattttaaaataataataatattaaaatatgatattttatttaactttcatttaaaattaaaaattctcatttcaccATCTAAACTTATCCAGAATCATTATTCATTTTtgcatctttttaatttattgtattaatatatttggttaaaataattattttatattaaaataaaaacacattcaatcatattaatgaaaTACGTGAAAATTAATTACagttaaaatttttgatatttcAAACCCTTTTCCAGATTAGTGtagataataaa
This is a stretch of genomic DNA from Carya illinoinensis cultivar Pawnee chromosome 15, C.illinoinensisPawnee_v1, whole genome shotgun sequence. It encodes these proteins:
- the LOC122297156 gene encoding aluminum-activated malate transporter 9-like encodes the protein MEAKLGSFRYSFAERRERLLSAKGYSELGGFIPVLGDSEEEGEAVRCGCLSFRSLSDKASRSWKTVQDVAYEAWKMGRSDHRKIVFSAKMGLALMLISLLVFLKVPGEEVGRYSVWALLTVVVVFEFSIGATLSKGFNRGLGTLSAGGLALGMAELAELAGKWEEVFIILSIFIIGFCATYAKLYPTLKPYEYGFRVFLLTYCFITVSGYRTGEFMNTAVTRFLLIALGAGVCLVVNICIYPIWAGEDLHNLVAKNFTGVATSLEGCVNGYLDCVEYKRVPSKILTYQASDDPLYSGYRSAVESISQEDALMGFAIWEPPHGPYKMLKYPWKNYVKLSGALRHCAFMVMALHGCILSEIQAPAERRQVFRSELRRVGFEGAKVLHELGHKVRRMERLGPVDILYAVHEAAEELQKKIDHKSFLLVNSESWEIGNRPELGDPQDFLNLDEESKILEYKSLSETVLDLRSVPVSPSWDRKVRINSALGAGVPPENMFMKQISWPRRVSFNADAVLIEEESKTYENASALSLATFASLLIEFVARLQNLVNSFEELSDKANFKDPFEQPSTMEPEGLCNRLFNFLKSGNSKRHLLS